The Musa acuminata AAA Group cultivar baxijiao chromosome BXJ2-2, Cavendish_Baxijiao_AAA, whole genome shotgun sequence genome contains the following window.
TCCTAGTTGAAATATTGGCTTGGCATATTGGGCAGCGCTGCAATTCTTTCCCACACTCGTAACAAGTCTGAAAAAGAAGATAGATAGTCGATGTTCCATCAAACAACCAATTGCATAAGCAATGCGAGGTTTCCACTCACCTGATGACCACATCCGAAAGCGAGATCCTTTGATTTCCAGAGGCAAATTGGACAGATCTGTAAACAAACTAGTCTCAAATCAATACAATTCGACAAGTCTGTTAACCACCGTGTTCAGACTATTTTCAAGGTTTGATAGGTAGAAGAATACTGGAGTTCCACGTATCACGCAAAAGTATATAGTCTCAGTTATTGTGTTTTCCACCAACAATGACTTCCTCGATATTCTAGGAAACCTTTTGCATATAACGCCTACATCTTTTATTATGTAGCTATCACGGATACCTTTCTCTTCTATCACTATTCCCAGTCCAAACTGGACGATGTTTTCTAAATTTGAATTTAATCCCTTTTATCATATAAActgattattgaatattaattatatacccactgtttttaatataatttttagaaaCTGAGACATaattgtgattgatttatttgtatcaaatGCATGATGAAATGAATTTTATACAAAGAAATCCTAAAAGTCTATCAATTAAAACAACACGATCGTGTAAATGGAAAGTTCAAAGAATACTGAATTCTACTATTTATTTTCACACTCGGGATGGTCAATATAAACAAAGATAACaaatttgaaataaataaaataattcgtACCAGCTTTTCCTCTACAGAACTTTCATATGAGACAGATTGGGCACTTCTGGTGATTCCAGGACCTTGCTCAAAGCTGCTTGATCGTGAATAACGGTTCCTAGATGGTGGAGGGAGACAAACCCTCTCAGGTACTCCTCTTCGTCGGCTGCAAAAAGCAACAGCCAGATATCATACCAATCAATCAAAGCACACTTTTGCAGTCATTAACAGATACAGAAAAGGCGAAAACTATTAAAAACTATCCATCGCTACCCCAGGAGTTGAAGGTCTATTGTTGCCTTGTACTGTGAAGGGATTTCCATCAGTGCAGCTAGTGCAAACTCTGTCTCCTTTCGACTGGCAGGGATGTTTCTCGACATTATCTCAGTGAAATTCACAAACTGCATGGAAATAATGAATTTATGCCACACCTTGTAACCGCTACAAAAGAAAATTGAACTTTTCTTTAGGTGTTTCTTGCAACCTGGAAATTATCAAATGCCCGGGAGGGTATATTGTCATCAAACTCACGCATCATGTCCCATGGGCCATCACCAACTCCAACCAGAACTATTGACAATGGATAATCACTATAGAAAATACAGtaagaaaaaaaatgtttttaaaaTCAAGGAAAAGAGTAAAAGCATTGTGGTATCATATCTGATATTTACCTAGCTTTGACTATGGCATTTATGGTATCTCTCTCTTGTGGACTTAATTGTCCGTATTGGGTGTCTACACTTCGTGTCACCTATGTAACAAATAACACAGAAAAACACTAAAGCAACTTGAAAACTAAGCATCAATATCTAGCAAAGATGAGAACTAAGCCATCATATCCTACTTGGACGGAAATTTGGAGTAAACAACATGCACTCAAGAAGTAGTAAAATATAGGGAAAGCATGGGCTAGAGAGAACATATGCAAAAGCATTTAGCTAACCTGTCCATCTGCAATAATGAGTAGAACATGGTACTGCCCGCCAGTATTATCTACGATGCCTATGGCTGTCTCAATAATTGGTGCAAAGGATGTTGGCCCTTAATGAAATTTAAGCACCATGGTTCAGTTGAGAATCACCTACATTCAAGAAAGGAATAGCATCATACTAACCAGCTAGCCGGGCATTTGGAATTAGTTCTTTGTACCGTCCGAGTGCTTCTTCAAAGCCATTACATGGTTGATTTTCTGGATAAAAACTGAATACTTCCTGATCATGCGTGGATGCTGCACAATGAAGCCAACGATGCATTGATATTCAAAAATTCCTAGATCATTTCCAAGACTAAATATTATAATCTTATCGGAAAGCATGTCAACTAAACATGGTTACTGCACAATGGCATAGACTAGAACATGCTACATGATATAAATAGATGAATTTCTTTATCTAGAATGCCACTAACCATCACCAAACCCAAAGCAGGGAATAAGATTATCTTCATCAAAAGTAGAAAGCGTCCTTCCTATAATAGATATTGCTTGCTCATACGGGTTTGGAGTATTCCCAATATCATGCAGACACCGGCGGTTGAAAGAAACTTTACctaacaacaacaagaacaaagcATTAAACACTGAAAGTTGTCATCAGAGTAACTCTTTACCAAGTTAAGCTTCAAGTCAAAACTCAGAAATAGGAAGTCTGAACAGCAAAACTATTAATAGTTAACTGGAAACATTAAGTGAAACAGACATTATCAACATCAAGCACATTAATAGTCCTCAAAATAAGACTAACATAAACCATGAATGCTTATAATATAGTATAAGGAAACATTACTGTCGTTGTCTTTTCATAACGAGTAAAAAcatattttatgaatatcttaaaagatattttttttatgatgtcatGCTGACAAGCTTGGCAATATTCATGCATAATACTATCTGGTTGAAAAATGGGACTTTAAATATCTATGCCAAAAGGACTCAAATTTCATAATCAATATCTCTGCTAAACCAAAACCAACCAAGAAAAAAGTTGATGGTTGAATATTATTCTTCAAAAAAAGCCTTGATCACTGTAAATGTAAATCCAAAATTTGTATTTTATCTCTAATATGCATCAAGAAGAAGGTGAAATATAGCTTTGTGAGTCTGAACCTGTCCATTCATTGCTCTTTGTAAAATCAATGCCCACAATAAGATTAGAAGATTCAAGACCTGCTTCTGCAAGGGCCTCGGTGACCTAGACAAAATCACAAATGTTCCATTCTCAGATTATTCATACAACTAAAAATTTTAGGTTAAACTAATATAAGGTTGCAGAATGAACTGAAACTATTATACAACAACAAATGAGAGAAAATATCTATATTTTCACTTAAATTAATAGATTAAAGATTATTATTCTCATGAAATatgttataaaattttcaaacctGCACACCAGTAAAATCGAGAACCAGTTATTGCTATCCATAAGTTGTATTAATGTGCTATAACCAGCAAATATTACAGTGAGTATATACATTGGAATGATGATGCACTCTATTGACAGATATGCATGATACAATATATTATCAAGATATTAGTCAACTGGTCCAAAAGAATTCCTCCTTAACCTCCTTAAGGGCCAAAGACAAGATATTAAGAGAAGACGCTATACATAATAACTTATTAAACATAGTGGTTCATGACAAGTCAAACACCAAAGAAAAGTATAGGCTGTATAACATGGTTGAATTTCTGTAACAAAAAGGTGATGCCTTTTATTAGACATGATTTTGGTGCTTAGGTTACAACTTGATGACTCTTTTGTGGTACGATCACTTCTCAATATGGTTTAGCAATAGTTAAGTTATGGTAGCTAATTTAGTGACTTTAGAAACATAGAATGTGTAACTGAACAAGAAAGCAGCTGCCATAATCCCTTTTGATGAACACAAAATAGAAACTCAATCGGATGACTTCTTGTCAGTTGTCCTGGAAAAGGTTGTTTGCTAGTTGGTCCGAATTTTGGGGAGAACAATTATGTAACCGGACGAAAGCAATCAATCATCATCAAGTTGATAACCCATAACTTGATTTAGCAATTATTCAGATTTCAGCGTGCCCATTCTAACCAGTACTGATTTTTCCTCCAAAAaaacagaaggaaaaaaaaatattttcatatcaaaGCCTTCAAAACTAGGttcaaataagcaagatgaactaaGTCCACTGAATATTATTCCAAAGAAGTGAATGAATATTTCTGCAATCAAATTTATTGAATTGGATTTGTTATGAGAGGAAAAAAAACAGTGGATAGAAAAAGAAACATATGCTAGATTTTCAGTTAAGAGGTTCAAGATATGATGTTCCCCATTTTGGCGACTCAAGGATGCTGGGAATACCTAAGAAGTATGTCGTCCAAGCTTGAAAAATAAATAGGATGAATATGGTGAACAGATTATGCCAGTCATAATGAATTGTTTGTGTAACACTctcgattagtcccacattggaagtgggtaagattaagattggcttataagggtctgatgagtatattactatcaactttagcctaagcattttggtcagtggtttagaccaaatgaATTTGATATGTCAattagcccattcggattatgacatttggtatcaaaaccTAGGCAtgatgagggggctcgagtaggaaaggggagTATActtactatcaacttcaacttaagtatTTCGGTCAGTAGATCAAATAAAGTTAgatcagttagcccatcaggctcgggtcatgacAGTTTAAGTTTATAGACATTACCAATGATGATCTCATGGATAGCTAACTGATACTCCTTTGTCACTTTATCAATTTGTGATGATCCATAAATATGTAAAACATGCATTACTTAGTTCTAAAATGACAGGACATTCCAACCGATGATAAAAGGTAACCAAGAAACAACCCATAGAATAGGAAGGCATCAGTGATTTCAGGTCAAACAATTATTCACAACTTTAAAAAACCATAGCCAACTTACATTTTCTACTTGAACACTGAAAAAGCTGCATTGAATAGCATACCTGATTTAGCGTTTGGTAATCATCATTGATTCTTGAATACTTCCTTTGTAATCTGTTTACTGTTTCAGGCTGTACATAGTTTGCAGAACTTGAAGAATACCTTGGAGTGTAACCTGAAGAAGAATGACCATTATCGTATGAGGAGCGATGAGAACGACCATTATCGTATGAGGAGCGATGAGAACGACGATGTTTGGACCCTCCCCCTCCCATCGTCACAGTATCAAATTTTCAGATAACTACGTCTCTAGTTTCTCCTTCAAAAAAGAAATGTATCCCTGAGGATGGGCGCCCTTCTTGAAATTCTGAGCTGGTAAAGAAGTTAAATCTTAATCCGTCAGAAACAATGGAACTACAAAACAATTTGTTTCCAACCAATCAAACTACATAAATCTAAAGAAGGAAAGATTGGCTTATTATTCTATAATATAGAAACCCAGAATTTCATATTCCCCGATTAGTTTGAAACTGATGCTCACAAATGCAACCATACAAAAAGATCTTAGAGCAACCTATTTAAGTAATTAGAGTGTATGGATTGATAGAAAATTACAGGAAGAAGTTACGAAAATTCTACATTAATCAGCACATCTTCATATAGGGCAAGCTATTATCAACTGACGCAAAGCTTTGGTACCACTTCACAACCAAGTGGAGTAGCAAAGCATCCAATGCATGCCAACATTGACTTAGCCATAATTCCAGACCACTTCATCCAAAATTGATGCAGACAATTACAAGTTCCTAAAATGAATAGCTCATGAAAGCCATCTGACAAAGTAATCATGAattgaaagagaaaagaaaattctaCTTTCAGCAAACAAATGATTTTATTCAGAAATACTTGTATCTGTTCATTCGTATATAAAAGCTCCTAGTGGAATAATGAAAGAGATTCACAGACAATTTTGCTTCAGAATCAACCCTGCATCATGATTTTATACACAGAAAGAAACCACATGGAGAGAATTCTAACATGACCCGAGAAAATAACTAGGCAATGAACAAagcatatcaaaagagaaggcaaAGCATCATCTTCTGCTCGAACAATTTTGCTTCAGAATCAACCCTGTATCATGATTTCAAACACAGAAAGAAGCCACATGGAGAGAATTGTAACATGACCCACGAAAATATCTATGCAATGAACAAAGCATATCGAAAGAGAAGGCAGAGCATCATCTTCTGCTCAATAAACATGATCACTTGATCCTACCTCTTCTCAGCAACCCACCACCCAAAAATCGTCAAACAAAACCATTAAAACCCTCCAACAAATTTCAGAAAACAAAAAGGTGCATTCATGAACTAAGGGTTCTTATACATCTCGCTTCAAGATCCGAGTTTCCAGAGAATCCTAAGACACAGAAACCATAAAAAGAACAAAACAATGGCAAGCCATGATCTCAGGCCAAAGAGAAACGCAATTCAGCACAGCCGAAGGATCGGAGTTCAACGAACCAAAAGCCAAAACCTAAATCCACCAACAAAAAGCTTCACAAAATGCGAGTTTGGCCACTGACCAGGTGGTGAATCGATCGAAGAACGCTTGCCAACAACCAATGAGAGCTATTCCGTCACCACCAAGGCTGGGAAAACCAGGTAGAGGAAGGCAATCAGAAGGAAGCACAAGCAATATCCAGTATTAAATCTACGACCTAGTAACAAAAGACGCAATCCCCGACCAGAAATGGATCGTCGATGATGGATTACGATGGTGGCACCCGTCAAACACGTGACTTGGTACATTTTCGGGTTCCTCTTCGGCGGGTCACTCCAGACAAAACTATCTCCGCGGTCAAGTCAATCTAAACCGGGATGTCACACCGAGTACTTATCGGTTTCGGGGTGACACGGAGAAGGTACCGCGTGATGACTCAGCGCAAGGCGGCGCTGACTCGAAAATCCTCGAGTATCACCTTGAGATGCTCCAGGCTTCGGGAAAGGTTTAATTCATCATCTCCGATGGATCATCTCGCCGGTGATCACGTCAAGCATCTGCCTTTTAAGCTTTGATACTCTGTTTCCGTCAGATCGATGTTGATGGAGGGGGGCACGTTCTTCTCTTCCCTCGGTTAGTGGATACCACCATGGCCATCACGGTGGGCTGCAGATCAGTTCCATGAAGTGAATGATTCTGTCCACAAAAAATCAGCTTTTGACTCGTTCTTGCCTGGAACAATCACAGATTCCGGTCTCAGGTGTAGATTACGAGTGCAAATGCTTCCAGAGCCCTGTTACCGTTGCCGTTGTTTGTCTGCAGCGAGCAGCGGAGGACGAGTTTGAACTCCTGTGTCTCGATGCGGCTTAGTGATGTggagatgtgaaggtagcttaaGGAGATGAGAAGAAGACATGCCTGCCTCTACTGCCGCAATAAATTGCAGAGACTCAGCTGCAGCATTTATATCTGACACAGTGAAGAGCTCTCATCTTTTTCCCTTGCTCAAATGAATTTGTTTTGCTTAGATTCAAATGCAAAGAATTACTGGAATTAGATCTCCAATCAAAACAGGAGAACAGCCAAAGTAGCATAGAAAAGTACTGCAGTTGAACTGATGGATAATCCAATAGACATGCATTTAATGGCTCAAAACCCAACAGATTCATGACATTTTTCTGGACTAACCAATGATCACATGCTTCTAAGCAAAAATATTAATGGTTTTCTTACATAAAAGAAAGCATAAAGCTCGATCAAATCTTTAGGCAGATACACATGCTTGGAAATTGTTTAAGTCCACCCACCCACTACTCACCAAATTGACTCTTTCTCATCCAACATGTTTGCAGATAGGCAGATGGGAGAATAAGATCACTGTTTGGTGACACAGACAGCAGCATTCCTTTGGGAGGAGACACATGAATCTGAAGAAACAAGGTTGATGAAGGACTTGAAGATTCTGCCATGGAAGATTTTGGCAACATTCATGCAGTAGTAGTACGACATCAAGCTTGAAACATTCTCTGATCAGATCTGGAAAATGAAGTGTGAAATCACCAGATCATGAAGCTAAAGTCTCAACCTTTTAAACCATAGAAAATATCATGATCCCTGTCCATTGATAAGAACACATCCGTTTGACATGACTGTTGGCCATTATACATCAAGATGACATGATCTTCTATCTTCTATTTTGATTTTGTAAAATATAAGtggagaaaatagaatttgaatgaTTTTGATATTATCAAATCTTTACTAATCAACACTTTTTCTCTCATTATAAATGACAATGTGGTCATCAAAGTGAAGCTTAGGACATTATATGCAGTCATCTCTTCATTGATATTTCctatagcatatatatatatatgacatcagTTAATGTTCCTTAGTTGAAACTataattcataaaatataatataatactcAAATATTCTATttccaatattatatatatagatatgtttCATAGAGAGAGAGGTGGGGGACAGGGCGACAGTTTCCATTAATTTACGGGTCAGAATCGATGGTCAAGTCAAGCGCACATTAATAATAGTAGGTATTGATGAGAAGACCGTGCAGGGGTGCTGTAGAGGTGTCGATGATCCAAGCGGTGGATTACTCGAACCAACGTTGTTGATGCTCATCATCTCGCCACAGCCTACATATACTCCGTCTCTCCAAGTGTCCGAGGCAGAGGTGTGTGACGATGGGTACGGTGTTCGGCTTCCATGACGGAGGCGACTTGGTGTTCTGCGCCATCATCATCTGGCTCTCCGTCATCGCCATGACCATCTTCTCATCCGTCGACCATCCAAGCGAGCTGTCGAAGAAGCGGTCCGGCCTCAGCCGGCTGGTCCTCCTAGAGGAGAAAGGTGGCCGCTGCGCCTGCTGCATCGGTGGCGCCGGCGTCTGCGGCACCTATCTGTCTTGATTTGGTCTCTTTTGGAGGATCCCATGTACGTACGATGCAGCAGCTGTAATAAAGAAAGAGCTAATTTGTTTTAGCCTTCGATGTATCTGCtcaatctcttcttcttcttgttctttcatGCTTTTGCTCTTTCACTGTGAATAAGAGAAGTTGAGACGCAAGTTTGATGCTTCTTCCATCCTTGCTTTCGATGGCAGCAAATGGAAATCATGTTATGGAGTACAAAACCAGCATCCGATTCTTTTCCCCATGTCCACCTTATTTATCTATTTAGAAGATGTAAAGCTTAAGATGCTTTACATCTTTTGAAGAACAGCTACAGATATGCTGTAGTCTTTCACAAGCTTAACTCACCTTTTGAAGAACAGCTACATATTCCTCAGCAAACCTCATATACAGTGTGACATCAGAAGCTAAATCATTAGAATAGGATGTATTGGTAATCCATTCCTTGTTTCTACTCAGAACACAAgg
Protein-coding sequences here:
- the LOC103972794 gene encoding E3 ubiquitin-protein ligase RGLG2, whose translation is MGGGGSKHRRSHRSSYDNGRSHRSSYDNGHSSSGYTPRYSSSSANYVQPETVNRLQRKYSRINDDYQTLNQVTEALAEAGLESSNLIVGIDFTKSNEWTGKVSFNRRCLHDIGNTPNPYEQAISIIGRTLSTFDEDNLIPCFGFGDASTHDQEVFSFYPENQPCNGFEEALGRYKELIPNARLAGPTSFAPIIETAIGIVDNTGGQYHVLLIIADGQVTRSVDTQYGQLSPQERDTINAIVKASDYPLSIVLVGVGDGPWDMMREFDDNIPSRAFDNFQFVNFTEIMSRNIPASRKETEFALAALMEIPSQYKATIDLQLLGRRRGVPERVCLPPPSRNRYSRSSSFEQGPGITRSAQSVSYESSVEEKLICPICLWKSKDLAFGCGHQTCYECGKELQRCPICQANISTRIRLY